From a region of the Corallococcus coralloides DSM 2259 genome:
- a CDS encoding metal-dependent hydrolase family protein, giving the protein MRRALLFGSLLWSLSSASAAEPARVQVLKAARLFDAKAGKVVTPGVVVVSEGRVVGVGPKAPVPEGASVVDLGDATLLPGFMDAHTHMTVEPGPDWRKDLIDGFQRTIPEQTLDTLPWARATLMAGFTTVRNLGAEDFIDVGLRNATARGIVVGPRILAATSSLSSTGGHCDYGNSFRKGLLAEDASRGVADGPDALRAKVRENVKYGADVIKVCATGGVMSLNADPDAPQFTQAELDAVVDEAHAHRRKVAAHAHGAEGAKRAIRAGVDSIEHGTLMDDEGVALMKQKGTWYVPTAFAFFGIKELADQGKLPPDTVAKLRAVDRRREHVLRKAISLGVRIAFGTDAGVFAHGRNAEEFALLVQAGLTPAEALRTATVNTAELLGVSDKLGTLEQGKLADVVAVPGNPLQDIRVTQKVFFVMKEGVIHRDDTAATSRAAP; this is encoded by the coding sequence TTGCGACGCGCTCTGCTCTTCGGTTCCCTCCTGTGGTCGCTGTCCTCCGCCTCCGCCGCTGAACCCGCCCGGGTCCAGGTGCTGAAAGCCGCCCGCCTCTTCGATGCGAAGGCGGGGAAGGTGGTCACCCCGGGCGTGGTGGTGGTGTCGGAGGGAAGGGTGGTGGGCGTGGGCCCGAAGGCGCCGGTGCCGGAAGGCGCGAGCGTCGTGGACCTGGGTGACGCCACGTTGCTGCCGGGCTTCATGGACGCGCACACGCACATGACGGTGGAGCCCGGTCCGGACTGGCGAAAGGACCTCATCGACGGCTTCCAGCGCACCATCCCCGAGCAGACCCTGGACACGCTGCCATGGGCGCGAGCGACGCTGATGGCCGGGTTCACCACCGTGCGCAACCTGGGCGCGGAGGACTTCATCGACGTGGGCCTGCGCAACGCCACCGCGCGCGGCATCGTGGTGGGGCCGCGCATCCTCGCGGCGACGTCCAGCCTGAGCTCCACGGGTGGACACTGTGACTACGGCAACTCGTTCCGCAAGGGGCTCCTGGCCGAGGACGCCAGCCGCGGCGTGGCGGATGGTCCGGACGCGCTGCGCGCCAAGGTGCGCGAGAACGTGAAGTACGGCGCGGACGTGATCAAGGTCTGCGCCACGGGAGGTGTGATGAGCCTCAACGCGGACCCGGACGCGCCGCAGTTCACCCAGGCGGAGCTGGACGCGGTGGTGGACGAAGCGCACGCGCACCGGCGCAAGGTGGCCGCGCACGCGCACGGCGCGGAAGGGGCGAAGCGGGCCATTCGCGCGGGTGTGGATTCCATCGAGCACGGCACGCTGATGGACGATGAGGGCGTGGCGCTGATGAAGCAGAAGGGCACCTGGTACGTGCCCACGGCCTTTGCGTTCTTCGGAATCAAGGAGCTGGCGGACCAGGGCAAGCTCCCACCGGACACGGTCGCCAAGCTGCGCGCGGTGGACCGGCGGCGGGAGCACGTGCTGCGCAAGGCGATCTCCCTGGGGGTGCGCATCGCGTTCGGCACGGACGCGGGCGTGTTCGCCCACGGTCGCAACGCGGAGGAGTTCGCGCTGCTGGTGCAGGCTGGCCTGACGCCCGCGGAGGCCCTGCGCACCGCCACGGTGAACACGGCGGAGTTGCTCGGGGTGTCGGACAAGCTGGGGACGCTGGAGCAGGGGAAGCTGGCGGACGTGGTCGCAGTGCCGGGCAATCCGCTCCAGGACATCCGCGTGACGCAGAAGGTCTTCTTCGTGATGAAGGAAGGCGTCATCCACCGCGACGACACAGCGGCCACCTCACGCGCCGCGCCGTAA
- a CDS encoding acyl-CoA dehydrogenase family protein: protein MSHEPLHPATRSREGFLGQLFAGKLRWDLVRAFPEQDPEERRQGDAVIAEVEQFLQAHVDPDEIERTGRIPPELREALRSRGYYKLQVEQELGGRGLSMLNTFRVIEAVMSVCLPVGYTLAIHSGLGAGAIIEAVQDGPLKDYVRGRVADGVISGWADTEPIGASVRRASTTAVPTEDGTAYVLNGEKVFIGNGSIADLLNVTATLQEDGREQISLFFVETSSPGFHVRAEHGLMGLRGLPIAALSFDNVRVPKERMLAMSQEHWRNTPLLEPLSALGRMYIIVAASLALSKKCLQWSREFLHRRLAQGRRLGDFDEIQRQVSATAAEVFAMESVARWSLTGVTADTLPLRWFEQVAAKNIASLTCARITDRTMSLLAAEGYETSESKVARGAAPAPLERTLRDARAFRVAGGVDFLVDHKAAREGLFSLYYPSASHAAELESPPAPLPVEEHLSLRNRDHLQHTAREVHRLAKRSLDLSRRHPDAGALHAKQRPLILMTQLCNELFTMSVTLAHASALASRGQPQADALADVYCTAARYRMEDLWRQADAEAEPDFAGVSARWLSGDTLDFLLSDVLIRK from the coding sequence ATGAGCCACGAGCCACTGCACCCCGCCACCCGCAGCCGCGAGGGCTTCCTGGGCCAGCTCTTCGCGGGGAAGCTCCGCTGGGACCTCGTCCGAGCGTTCCCCGAACAGGACCCGGAGGAGCGCCGTCAAGGCGACGCCGTCATCGCGGAGGTCGAACAGTTCCTCCAGGCGCACGTGGACCCGGACGAGATTGAGCGCACGGGCCGCATTCCACCGGAGCTGCGCGAAGCCCTGCGTTCACGCGGCTACTACAAGCTCCAGGTGGAGCAGGAGCTGGGAGGCCGGGGCCTCTCCATGCTGAACACCTTCCGCGTCATCGAGGCCGTGATGAGCGTGTGCCTGCCGGTGGGCTACACGCTGGCCATCCACAGTGGCCTGGGCGCGGGTGCCATCATCGAGGCCGTGCAGGACGGTCCCCTCAAGGACTACGTCCGAGGCCGGGTCGCCGACGGAGTCATCTCCGGCTGGGCCGACACGGAGCCCATCGGAGCCTCCGTGCGGCGCGCGTCCACCACCGCCGTGCCCACGGAGGACGGAACGGCGTATGTGCTCAATGGGGAGAAGGTCTTCATCGGCAACGGCTCCATCGCGGATCTGCTGAACGTCACCGCCACGCTCCAGGAGGACGGCCGCGAGCAGATCAGCCTCTTCTTCGTGGAGACCTCCAGCCCCGGCTTCCACGTCCGCGCCGAGCACGGCCTGATGGGCCTGCGAGGACTGCCCATCGCCGCGCTGAGCTTCGACAACGTGCGGGTGCCGAAGGAGCGGATGCTCGCGATGTCGCAGGAGCACTGGCGGAACACGCCGTTGCTGGAGCCGCTCAGCGCCCTGGGCCGCATGTACATCATCGTGGCCGCGTCGCTGGCGCTCTCCAAGAAGTGCCTCCAGTGGTCGCGTGAGTTCCTCCACCGGCGCCTTGCACAGGGGCGCAGGCTCGGGGACTTCGACGAGATCCAGCGCCAGGTGTCCGCCACGGCGGCGGAGGTCTTCGCCATGGAGAGCGTGGCCCGCTGGAGCCTCACGGGCGTGACGGCGGACACGCTGCCCCTGCGCTGGTTCGAACAGGTGGCGGCCAAGAACATCGCGTCCCTGACGTGCGCGCGCATCACGGACCGGACGATGTCGCTGCTCGCCGCCGAAGGCTACGAGACGTCGGAGAGCAAGGTCGCCCGCGGTGCCGCGCCGGCCCCGCTGGAGCGCACGTTGCGCGATGCCCGGGCCTTCCGGGTCGCGGGAGGCGTGGACTTCCTGGTGGACCACAAGGCCGCGAGGGAAGGCCTCTTCTCGCTCTACTACCCGTCGGCCTCGCACGCGGCGGAGCTGGAGTCGCCCCCTGCCCCCCTCCCCGTTGAGGAGCATCTGTCCCTCCGCAACCGCGACCATCTCCAGCACACAGCCCGGGAGGTGCATCGGCTCGCGAAGCGAAGCCTGGACCTGTCGCGCCGCCATCCGGACGCGGGAGCCCTGCACGCGAAGCAGCGGCCGCTCATCCTGATGACCCAGCTCTGCAACGAGCTGTTCACGATGTCCGTCACCCTGGCCCACGCATCGGCCCTGGCTTCACGCGGACAGCCGCAAGCCGACGCGCTGGCGGACGTCTACTGCACCGCCGCGCGCTACCGCATGGAGGACCTCTGGCGTCAGGCCGACGCCGAAGCGGAGCCGGACTTCGCGGGCGTGAGCGCACGCTGGCTGTCCGGGGACACACTCGACTTCCTGCTGAGCGACGTGCTCATCCGAAAGTGA
- a CDS encoding thioesterase II family protein: MTSTSPWLACRIRRPEASVRLYCFPHSGGSVGEYVRWADLLPDIEVWGVQLPGRGARAEEAPFTRLDALVDALVQAVDFGSSFAFFGHSLGAFVAFETARRLRDLGRVLPSALFLSASPAPQLPPRGIPASHLDEDGLLTALEPTYGELIHELREDEELRELILPGLRADLRLVESHRHQDRTPLRCAMTVTGGTQDELTRAELEPWSLHTSGPFALHLLPGGHFYLREAEAKATLLRLIAETLSRRTPTP; this comes from the coding sequence ATGACCTCGACTTCTCCCTGGCTCGCGTGCCGCATCCGGCGACCGGAAGCCTCCGTGCGTCTCTACTGCTTCCCGCACAGCGGCGGCTCCGTGGGCGAGTACGTCCGCTGGGCGGACCTGCTCCCGGACATCGAGGTCTGGGGTGTGCAGCTTCCGGGTCGAGGGGCTCGGGCGGAAGAAGCGCCGTTCACCCGGCTGGACGCACTGGTGGACGCGTTGGTGCAAGCGGTGGACTTCGGATCCTCCTTCGCGTTCTTCGGTCACAGCCTGGGGGCGTTCGTGGCCTTCGAGACGGCCCGCCGTCTGCGCGACCTGGGCCGTGTGCTTCCCTCTGCGCTGTTCCTCTCCGCGTCTCCAGCCCCACAGCTCCCGCCTCGAGGCATCCCCGCGAGCCACCTGGACGAGGACGGACTCCTCACCGCCCTGGAGCCCACCTACGGCGAGCTGATCCACGAGCTGCGCGAGGACGAAGAGCTGCGCGAGCTCATCCTTCCCGGCCTGCGCGCGGACCTGCGGCTCGTGGAGTCCCACCGGCACCAGGACCGCACGCCCCTCCGCTGCGCGATGACCGTCACGGGCGGCACCCAGGATGAACTGACCCGCGCCGAGCTGGAGCCGTGGAGCCTCCACACCTCCGGGCCCTTCGCGCTCCACCTGCTGCCCGGTGGCCACTTCTACCTTCGGGAAGCCGAAGCGAAGGCCACCCTCCTGCGCCTCATCGCGGAAACCCTCTCCAGAAGGACGCCGACCCCATGA
- a CDS encoding type I polyketide synthase, with translation MSASLDVMEEEDRSAHLAVVGLACRLPGAANAAEFWSNLASGVESITYFGPDGQPRAEPPTERAVGEAVPAFGLITDADRFDAQAFGMSPQEALMLDPQHRVFLECAREALEDAGYDPARYRGAIGIYAGGSETDYLSALRARRDLLAGASDWQIRLATGVDFLTSRVAYKLGLRGPAVTVQTACSTSLVAIHLAAQALLAGDCDIALAGGASVHVPPRFGHYSEGGPLSPDGRCRAFDARAQGTVGSNGAGMVVLKRLADALEDGDTIRAVLRGTAVNNDAAGKIGFTAPSVEGQSRVIETALHAAGVDPASISYLEAHGTGTRLGDPIEVAALTKAFGAREPRSCWLGSVKTNIGHTDAAAGVAGFIKTVLALEHRKLPPSLNFERPNPEIDFEHGPFRVNTELRDWDTGGHPRRAGVSSLGIGGTNAHVVLEEAPTLPASERSRTPQLMVLSAHGPAALARAVERLGGHLRAHPEVDLGDVAWTLQTGRTAHKHRAFAVGQDTQEVLEQEGFAPQMAGERQVVFMFPGHGGQHVGMGRELYGSQPAFREAVDACRAHLAPLLGFDLGSVLHPDPTDAAALELATARMGEFITGQLSVFVTEYAVARLWKRWGVQPAAVVGHSLGAYAAATVAGVFRLEDALRLVLERSRILASLPSGAMLAVPLPESELAPLLHGGLALAAVNGPAQCAVSGPAAEIEALQARLMERGVESKLLRIPGAGHSPLVEPSLAAFTACVQRVERRPPQLPWISDRTGVAVTAEEAVDPAYWAAHLRHTVRFGDALNMLFAGPPGVFLEVGPGRTLATLARQNPGAGPHLTVATLPHPADNTSDAVSALTAAGRLWCAGVAISWQGLHGGLSRRRVPLPTYPFERQRYLVDAPATSTTVTAVSPPPEPEPMDVPELPEDEVVRRVATAFAEVLGLARVGLHDNFFALGGDSLMAAQVIARLRPHVATPLKVKALFRAPTVARLTRFIAESSPA, from the coding sequence ATGAGCGCGTCGCTCGACGTGATGGAGGAAGAGGACCGCTCGGCCCACCTCGCGGTCGTGGGCCTGGCGTGCCGGCTCCCCGGTGCGGCCAACGCGGCGGAGTTCTGGTCCAACCTGGCCAGCGGCGTCGAGTCCATCACCTACTTCGGTCCGGACGGCCAGCCCCGTGCCGAACCACCCACCGAGCGCGCCGTGGGCGAGGCGGTGCCGGCGTTCGGTCTGATCACGGATGCGGACCGGTTCGACGCGCAGGCCTTCGGGATGTCGCCGCAGGAAGCGCTGATGCTGGATCCGCAGCACCGGGTGTTCCTCGAGTGCGCGCGGGAGGCGCTGGAGGACGCCGGGTATGATCCGGCTCGGTACCGGGGCGCCATTGGCATCTACGCGGGTGGCAGTGAGACGGACTATCTGTCCGCGCTGCGGGCCCGGAGGGACCTGCTGGCGGGTGCCAGTGACTGGCAGATCCGGCTGGCCACGGGCGTGGACTTTCTCACCAGCCGCGTGGCCTACAAGCTGGGGCTTCGCGGGCCGGCCGTCACCGTACAGACCGCGTGCTCCACGTCCCTGGTCGCGATCCATCTGGCCGCGCAGGCACTGCTCGCGGGGGACTGTGACATCGCGCTGGCGGGAGGCGCGTCGGTGCATGTGCCTCCCCGGTTCGGCCACTACAGCGAGGGCGGGCCGCTGTCCCCGGACGGCCGCTGCCGAGCGTTCGACGCTCGGGCACAGGGCACGGTGGGCAGCAACGGTGCGGGGATGGTCGTGCTCAAGCGGCTCGCGGATGCGCTGGAGGATGGGGACACCATCCGCGCCGTCCTCCGAGGCACGGCCGTCAACAACGACGCCGCTGGGAAGATCGGCTTCACCGCGCCGAGCGTGGAGGGCCAGTCCCGCGTCATCGAGACCGCCCTGCATGCCGCGGGCGTGGACCCCGCGAGCATCAGTTACCTGGAAGCGCACGGCACCGGAACTCGGCTGGGAGATCCCATCGAGGTCGCCGCGCTGACGAAGGCCTTCGGTGCCCGCGAGCCCCGCTCCTGCTGGCTGGGTTCGGTGAAGACGAACATCGGCCACACGGACGCGGCGGCAGGCGTGGCGGGCTTCATCAAGACGGTCCTCGCGCTGGAGCACCGGAAGCTGCCACCGAGTCTGAACTTCGAACGGCCCAACCCGGAGATCGACTTCGAGCACGGCCCCTTCCGCGTGAACACGGAGCTGCGGGACTGGGACACCGGCGGTCATCCTCGGCGAGCCGGCGTCAGCTCGCTGGGCATTGGCGGCACCAACGCGCACGTCGTGCTGGAAGAGGCGCCCACCCTGCCCGCCTCCGAGCGTTCGCGCACTCCGCAGTTGATGGTCCTGTCGGCCCACGGCCCCGCCGCGCTGGCCCGTGCCGTGGAGCGGCTCGGTGGGCACCTGCGCGCGCATCCGGAGGTGGACCTGGGTGACGTCGCCTGGACGCTCCAGACGGGACGTACCGCGCACAAGCACCGAGCGTTCGCGGTAGGCCAGGACACCCAAGAGGTTCTGGAACAGGAAGGCTTCGCGCCACAGATGGCCGGTGAACGCCAGGTGGTGTTCATGTTCCCCGGTCACGGTGGGCAGCACGTGGGCATGGGCCGGGAGCTGTACGGTTCACAGCCAGCGTTCCGCGAGGCCGTGGACGCGTGCCGTGCGCACCTGGCGCCGCTCCTCGGGTTCGACCTGGGGTCGGTGCTCCATCCGGATCCCACGGATGCCGCCGCGCTGGAACTGGCCACTGCCCGGATGGGTGAGTTCATCACCGGCCAGCTCTCCGTGTTCGTCACCGAGTACGCGGTGGCGCGGCTGTGGAAGCGCTGGGGCGTGCAGCCCGCCGCGGTCGTGGGCCACAGCCTGGGGGCCTATGCCGCGGCCACGGTGGCTGGGGTCTTCCGTTTGGAGGACGCGCTGCGGTTGGTCCTGGAGCGCTCGCGCATCCTCGCGAGTCTTCCCTCGGGGGCCATGCTGGCCGTGCCGTTGCCCGAGTCGGAGCTGGCCCCCCTGCTTCACGGAGGACTCGCGCTGGCGGCCGTGAACGGGCCCGCGCAGTGCGCGGTGTCTGGCCCCGCGGCGGAGATCGAAGCGCTCCAGGCGCGACTGATGGAGCGCGGGGTGGAGTCGAAGCTGCTGCGCATTCCGGGCGCGGGGCATTCGCCGCTCGTCGAGCCGTCACTGGCCGCGTTCACCGCCTGCGTTCAGCGCGTCGAACGGCGTCCGCCGCAGCTCCCGTGGATCTCCGATCGCACCGGCGTGGCGGTCACGGCGGAAGAGGCCGTGGACCCGGCGTACTGGGCCGCGCACCTGCGCCACACCGTGCGCTTTGGCGACGCGCTGAACATGTTGTTCGCCGGTCCGCCGGGCGTGTTCCTGGAGGTCGGGCCCGGACGAACCCTGGCGACGCTGGCGCGCCAGAACCCGGGAGCAGGGCCGCATCTCACGGTGGCCACCCTGCCCCATCCCGCGGACAACACGTCCGATGCGGTCAGCGCGCTCACCGCCGCGGGACGCCTGTGGTGCGCGGGCGTCGCGATCTCCTGGCAGGGACTTCATGGGGGCCTCTCCCGTCGCCGGGTACCTCTGCCCACGTATCCATTCGAACGTCAGCGCTACCTCGTCGACGCCCCCGCCACCTCCACGACCGTGACGGCAGTGTCACCACCGCCCGAACCTGAACCGATGGATGTGCCGGAGCTGCCAGAGGACGAAGTCGTGCGCCGGGTCGCCACCGCGTTCGCGGAGGTCCTGGGGCTGGCCCGGGTCGGGCTCCACGACAACTTCTTCGCGCTGGGAGGCGACTCGTTGATGGCGGCGCAGGTCATCGCGCGGTTGCGTCCGCATGTCGCCACGCCCCTCAAGGTGAAGGCCCTCTTCCGCGCGCCCACCGTGGCGCGCCTGACGCGCTTCATCGCGGAGTCCTCTCCGGCATGA